From Hippoglossus stenolepis isolate QCI-W04-F060 chromosome 4, HSTE1.2, whole genome shotgun sequence, a single genomic window includes:
- the acp2 gene encoding lysosomal acid phosphatase, giving the protein MASAAGLVLLTLLSACGEAAAEKKLLYVTVLFRHGDRSPVKTFPTDPHQESDWPQGFGQLSQIGMRQHLELGQFLRNRYKGFLNESYNRHEISVRSTDYDRTLMSAEANLAGLYPPSGQQVFNPNLKWQPIPVHTVPQSEERLLSFPLGDCPRYNQLMNDTEHTKEFINITIKYQDILELVKNKTGLNKTNVETVWSVYDTLYCESVHNMSAPDWVTPDVMQRLNELKDFGTQAIFGVYKQQEKSRLQGGILLGEIVKNLSKMAVPDPTQQLKMTMLSAHDTTVIALQSSLDVFNAQQPPYACCQIFELYREDNGSVSVSMFYRNDSTVDPYPLQLPGCSLDCPLEDFVRITKPSISDDRDKECEEPSKETGAGVIISLVVSSCLLLFLIVLILGIICCQKSPNSTQGYHHVINQEVGEES; this is encoded by the exons cTGTTCCGTCACGGTGACCGATCCCCAGTCAAAACCTTTCCCACAGACCCGCACCAGGAGAGCGACTGGCCACAGGGCTTTGGACAGTTATCGCAA attGGGATGAGGCAGCACTTGGAGCTCGGCCAGTTCCTGAGGAATCGATACAAAGGATTCCTCAATGAATCCTACAACAGACATGAG ATCTCCGTTCGCAGTACAGACTACGACCGCACGCTGATGAGCGCTGAGGCCAACCTGGCAG GTCTCTACCCCCCCAGTGGTCAGCAGGTCTTTAACCCCAACCTGAAGTGGCAGCCGATACCCGTCCACACTGTGCCTCAGAGTGAAGAGagg cttctctcctttcctctggGCGACTGTCCTCGCTACAATCAGCTGATGAATGACACTGAACACACTAAGGAATTCATTAATATCACCATTAAATACCAG GACATCCTGGAGCTGGTGAAGAATAAAACAGGACTCAATAAAACCAATGTGGAAACAGTCTGGAGTGTGTACGACACACTCTACTGTGAG tccgTTCACAACATGTCAGCTCCTGACTGGGTGACTCCTGATGTGATGCAAAGGCTCAACGAGCTCAAAGACTTTGGAACACAG GCCATATTTGGGGTCTACAAACAACAAGAAAAGAGCCGGCTTCAAGGag GGATCCTGTTGGGTGAAATAGTGAAGAATCTGTCCAAGATGGCCGTCCCAGACCCGACACAGCAACTGAAGATGACGATGCTGTCAGCG CATGACACCACTGTCATCGCCCTTCAGAGCAGCTTGGACGTATTCAATGCTCAACAGCCACCGTATGCCTGCTGTCAGATATTTGAGCTGTACAGGGAGGACAACgg CTCTGTTTCAGTTTCCATGTTTTACCGGAACGACAGCACAGTGGATCCGTACCCGCTGCAGTTACCGGGCTGCTCCCTTGACTGCCCCCTGGAGGACTTTGTGAGGATTACAAAGCCCTCTATTTCAGATGACAGGGACAAGGAGTGTGAGGAGCCGTCCAAAGAGACAGGTGCAG GGGTGATCATCAGCCTGGTGGTGTCCAGctgtctgctcctcttcctcatcgtcCTCATCCTCGGGATCATTTGCTGCCAGAAGTCTCCAAACAGCACACAGGGATACCACCATGTGATCAACCAGGAGGTCGGAGAGGAATCCTGA